From the genome of Mya arenaria isolate MELC-2E11 chromosome 5, ASM2691426v1:
CCATCACTTTCCAGCCTGACACACACGCTCAACAATTGCTATCTGACTTGAAGGCACTAGCAAACATCCACAATGATCCACAGTTTAAACAATCATCTGCGCAAATCAATCAGTCCTCTAATAAATCCAAGGTTTTCAAGGTggaagaaaagaaaacatatgCAGTGAATATAAAGAAAGACAAACAGGATTGTAATATTACGGGTATGACAGAACTTCCAGGAGGAGAGATTGTTCTGGTAGATTTTCAGAATAGCAGAGTAAAGGTGTTAGACAGTAAATACAAGGTGACATCCAACTGTGATCTCCCTGAGTCTCCTTATGACATCTGCCACATCTCAGACCATCAAGTAGCTGTAGCTGTTGAAAATGGGACTGACAGGCATGAGGTCCACTTTCTCACCGTGTCAGCTGACACCATCAAGATGACCAGGAAGTTCTCAGTTGACCATGAGTGTGGCTCCATCAAGCACCATGGGGGCCAGCTGTATGTGGGCTCCCTTACCGCCCTGTATCTATACAAAACAGATGGAAGCCTGgtcaacaaaatatatgaagaCACATCTGGGAAATGCACAGTGAACCACTTTGCCTTGAGCACTGATGGCAGCAAATTATATGTTCCAGCCTCCAGCAAacacaagattgtaaccattgACAGTGTAGGCAACATTCTGGCTACACTGAATGACCCTGACTTTCCCTGTCCTTGGAGTGTACATTTGAGTGTGGCTGGACATGTGTTTGTGTGCTCACGTGAATCCCATACAGTGGTGCAGATTGACCAGGAAGGCAGGAAGAAGCTGGCCACACTGGTCAGGGAGGGAGATGGCATCAACCATCCATATTCAGTCCTGTACAGCACCCACACTGGCAGGCTCATCATAGGGGGAGAACAAAATGACATTCTGGTGATGGAACTACAGTAATAATTAGTGGATGATCAAGGATATAGAGTGAATAAAGATGAACATAGATGAATTGTGAAAAGTGTCTTTGAATGAAGTAATTCAAtaccagtacatgtatatgtacatttcaTCATTATCATGGATGTTGGGGGTAAATCCACTGACTACAAATTGATTCAATTGCATCTGTAATATTGTATCATTATGTTTGCATAATCTTTAGCAAGGACcctaatacatgtacaaaatagTTATGTTAAATACTAAATCTCTTGAAATAGTATTTTTGTGCACAGTACTATTGAATAAACATAACCATGCTTGCTTGGTAATAAAGGCATTAAATGTcaattacatttgtttgaacCACAAGACAATAGAAATACTTTCATGTATATACTCCTTTAGTGTGTAGATAGAATCCAAGctattct
Proteins encoded in this window:
- the LOC128233706 gene encoding uncharacterized protein LOC128233706, translated to MTWKKRTVEQVYSVLADLNGSLQKDIDHCDLLHDQLKALLDTVQAQGKESSSYIGFKKCEDKMEEANRLLHEIENKQEATITFQPDTHAQQLLSDLKALANIHNDPQFKQSSAQINQSSNKSKVFKVEEKKTYAVNIKKDKQDCNITGMTELPGGEIVLVDFQNSRVKVLDSKYKVTSNCDLPESPYDICHISDHQVAVAVENGTDRHEVHFLTVSADTIKMTRKFSVDHECGSIKHHGGQLYVGSLTALYLYKTDGSLVNKIYEDTSGKCTVNHFALSTDGSKLYVPASSKHKIVTIDSVGNILATLNDPDFPCPWSVHLSVAGHVFVCSRESHTVVQIDQEGRKKLATLVREGDGINHPYSVLYSTHTGRLIIGGEQNDILVMELQ